A genomic stretch from Antarcticibacterium flavum includes:
- a CDS encoding relaxase/mobilization nuclease domain-containing protein translates to MIGKGHSISRTGASIAYGWNQEKEAEVVLKEYLAGDTPVEITEEFKIIQSQNQRCTNNTLSFIVSPTVEDGKNMSRKDLGEIAQKFLQEMKLTNHQVIAFVHRDKQHTHIHIYANRISLTGEVYKDNFIGKRSQLAADNVAKELGLTRVREVQRERLQELNGIRQEIRKIHEKVLGSRPKSLNAYIRLMQDHKVKMIPIINKSHQLQGFRFEFKGVNLKASEVHRNMSGNRLIAEILQNRSWSRSIEAPKSLQILDKTVQLSASLTTKIGKELIKGVIKRALDTGIGM, encoded by the coding sequence ATGATCGGGAAAGGACATTCCATTTCCAGAACAGGAGCATCTATTGCGTATGGCTGGAATCAGGAAAAAGAAGCTGAAGTGGTGCTTAAGGAGTATCTGGCCGGAGACACACCCGTGGAAATTACAGAAGAGTTCAAGATCATCCAATCCCAAAACCAACGGTGCACCAATAATACCCTGAGTTTTATTGTAAGTCCAACCGTAGAAGATGGAAAGAACATGAGCAGGAAAGATTTGGGAGAAATCGCTCAAAAGTTTTTACAGGAGATGAAGTTAACAAACCATCAGGTAATCGCATTTGTACACCGGGACAAACAGCATACCCATATTCATATTTATGCCAACAGGATCAGTCTTACAGGAGAAGTTTACAAAGACAATTTTATTGGAAAGCGGAGCCAACTGGCTGCAGATAATGTGGCAAAAGAATTAGGACTTACAAGGGTACGGGAGGTACAACGGGAAAGGCTTCAGGAATTAAATGGAATCCGTCAGGAAATTAGAAAGATCCATGAAAAAGTTTTGGGTTCTAGGCCAAAGTCGCTCAACGCTTATATCAGGCTCATGCAAGATCATAAGGTGAAAATGATACCTATTATTAACAAATCCCATCAGCTACAGGGGTTTCGGTTTGAATTTAAAGGAGTAAATCTCAAAGCAAGCGAGGTGCACCGGAACATGAGTGGCAATAGACTTATTGCTGAAATATTGCAGAACAGAAGTTGGAGCAGGTCAATTGAAGCGCCCAAAAGCCTGCAGATCCTGGACAAAACAGTACAATTAAGTGCTAGTCTTACAACCAAAATAGGCAAAGAACTCATCAAAGGAGTTATTAAAAGAGCATTGGATACGGGAATTGGTATGTGA
- a CDS encoding DUF6730 family protein, protein MKKLDEIMELMADEMADFKSAVLQLQLLSKQLKELSIPISAEALEKNLNQFLERQELESQARDEILKSINQKLKNARIIPNYLLILFGALGVFVLGVIGYLSYSTKAQQEESLKIYRTILQSEHQLQEDFFSAYPKVKAEYFQWINDEK, encoded by the coding sequence ATGAAAAAATTAGACGAGATCATGGAACTGATGGCTGATGAAATGGCAGATTTTAAATCCGCTGTTCTGCAGCTTCAATTGCTTTCCAAGCAATTAAAAGAGCTGAGCATCCCCATCAGCGCGGAAGCGCTGGAGAAGAACCTGAACCAATTTCTAGAAAGGCAGGAATTGGAAAGTCAGGCAAGGGATGAAATTTTAAAGTCTATTAATCAAAAACTAAAGAATGCCAGGATCATTCCTAACTATCTTCTCATCCTCTTCGGAGCACTGGGAGTATTTGTTTTGGGGGTGATCGGCTACTTGAGCTATTCCACTAAGGCTCAACAGGAAGAAAGCCTGAAAATCTATCGTACGATTCTGCAATCAGAACATCAGCTCCAGGAGGATTTCTTTTCAGCATATCCTAAAGTTAAAGCAGAATATTTCCAGTGGATAAATGATGAAAAGTAA
- the mbpA gene encoding mobilization protein MbpA, which produces MRREYIQIRCSIYEKKLLKRRAARAGISLSEYLRSTAFERNVVELITPEQLEHYRMLVQYKNNFSRISNMFKKRDPKLAATVEKLAEEIRNHLKNFKK; this is translated from the coding sequence ATGAGAAGGGAGTACATTCAGATACGGTGTTCGATTTACGAGAAAAAGCTACTCAAAAGAAGGGCAGCCAGAGCAGGGATTTCCCTTTCAGAATATCTTCGTTCCACTGCCTTTGAACGAAATGTTGTTGAACTGATCACTCCTGAGCAATTAGAGCATTACCGGATGCTGGTACAATACAAGAACAATTTTTCCAGAATCAGCAATATGTTTAAAAAGCGGGATCCGAAACTGGCTGCAACGGTGGAGAAGCTTGCCGAAGAAATAAGAAACCATTTAAAAAACTTTAAAAAATGA
- a CDS encoding toprim domain-containing protein: protein MKTKRISCERARSICIVKTLEKFGHFPSRTSEKEAWFLSPLRSETQASFKVSLPLNRWYDFGIGRGGNVIDLVCLISNCSVIDALSYFSNELPVLSYYGNYQSRERKTKPKNKVLGVKTIEHPLLKKYLISRKIPISVARTYCREIWYKCNERKFFAVGLENKLHGWELRNLYSKSSTSPKSYSYRKKGKQHIIVLEGMFDLLSLAIISPAEVKNSDLLILNSLSFIPEILPLLENYVTINLYLDRDFSGIEATGNILRSCSRSIDRSSIYTGFKDLNEKLLNTK from the coding sequence ATGAAAACAAAAAGAATAAGCTGTGAAAGAGCCAGAAGCATTTGCATCGTCAAAACTCTTGAAAAGTTTGGGCACTTTCCGAGCCGCACATCGGAAAAAGAAGCCTGGTTTCTGAGTCCCCTTCGGTCAGAAACACAGGCCTCTTTTAAAGTTTCTCTTCCTCTGAACAGGTGGTACGACTTCGGAATTGGAAGAGGAGGAAACGTGATAGATCTAGTATGCCTTATTTCTAATTGTTCGGTTATAGATGCATTATCTTATTTCTCAAATGAACTGCCGGTATTATCATACTATGGTAATTACCAATCAAGGGAAAGGAAAACTAAACCTAAAAACAAAGTACTCGGGGTGAAAACAATAGAACACCCATTACTGAAGAAGTACCTTATTTCTCGAAAAATTCCAATTTCGGTAGCTAGAACCTACTGTAGGGAAATTTGGTATAAATGCAATGAAAGGAAATTCTTTGCCGTGGGTCTTGAGAACAAATTGCACGGATGGGAACTTCGGAATTTGTACTCTAAAAGTTCTACCTCACCAAAGAGTTACTCTTATAGGAAGAAGGGTAAACAACATATTATAGTCTTGGAAGGAATGTTTGATCTATTATCGCTAGCCATCATATCTCCGGCAGAAGTAAAAAATTCAGATCTGCTGATTCTGAATTCCCTTTCCTTCATTCCCGAGATACTACCTCTTTTAGAAAACTACGTTACCATTAACTTATACCTGGACAGGGATTTTTCAGGTATAGAAGCCACAGGTAATATTTTAAGAAGCTGCTCAAGAAGCATCGATAGGAGTTCAATTTATACAGGCTTTAAAGACTTAAATGAAAAACTTCTGAATACAAAATGA
- a CDS encoding primase-helicase family protein encodes MKKQDIYIRVGTQYYKQVKTPSISGHIVESLVPWNIETIRQDHGKTYLAAIPKFDGFTCIPDHLNFRYSYHNFYNTYAPLSHILGEGECPVSLNFIKHIFGSHYELGLDYLQLLYVKPTQILPILCLVSRERSTGKSTFLKWLKLIFENNLTYLTNDSFTSQFNSDWANKLLICIDEVLFNKEELTERIKYLSTTNFNKLEAKGKDKREVEFFGKFILCSNNEENFIKIDHHETRFWVIQVPSIAKEQTEFLEALAVEIPTFLNYLKKRKLSTKHQTRMWFSADQIETPALKKLVQNNRNRVERELAGILVMVMENHDLDHLDLCPLDAFNAISKTRLRTDLTQIRKILKRDWKLENQSNSNNYRKFVIWSDGSTNFQDAKGRYFTVNKSFLVENFEEEKFS; translated from the coding sequence ATGAAAAAACAGGATATATATATTAGAGTTGGAACCCAATATTATAAGCAGGTAAAAACACCAAGTATTTCAGGTCATATAGTTGAATCCTTAGTGCCCTGGAATATCGAAACCATTAGGCAGGATCATGGGAAGACATATCTCGCGGCAATTCCGAAGTTTGATGGCTTCACTTGTATTCCAGATCATCTCAATTTTAGATATTCCTACCACAATTTTTACAACACTTATGCACCGCTGAGCCATATATTGGGTGAAGGTGAATGCCCTGTTTCTTTAAATTTTATTAAGCACATCTTTGGAAGTCATTATGAACTGGGTCTTGACTACCTGCAATTATTGTATGTAAAACCTACCCAGATCCTTCCGATCCTTTGCCTGGTATCCAGGGAACGCTCAACAGGAAAAAGTACTTTTCTGAAGTGGCTGAAATTGATCTTTGAGAACAACTTAACTTATCTCACCAATGACAGCTTTACCAGCCAGTTCAATTCTGACTGGGCCAATAAACTCCTCATTTGTATCGATGAAGTGCTCTTTAATAAAGAGGAGCTAACTGAAAGGATCAAATACTTAAGCACTACAAATTTTAATAAACTAGAGGCTAAAGGAAAAGACAAACGGGAAGTAGAGTTCTTCGGTAAGTTTATCCTATGCAGTAATAATGAAGAAAACTTCATAAAGATCGACCACCACGAAACCCGTTTCTGGGTAATACAGGTGCCTTCCATAGCAAAAGAGCAAACAGAATTTCTTGAAGCCTTAGCTGTAGAAATTCCAACTTTTCTGAATTACCTGAAGAAACGAAAGCTATCTACCAAACACCAAACCCGTATGTGGTTTTCCGCTGATCAAATAGAAACACCTGCCCTTAAGAAGCTGGTTCAGAACAACCGGAACCGTGTGGAAAGAGAATTAGCCGGTATATTGGTTATGGTAATGGAAAACCACGACCTGGATCATCTCGATCTCTGTCCGCTGGATGCCTTCAATGCCATCAGCAAAACAAGGCTGCGAACAGATCTCACCCAAATAAGAAAGATCCTGAAGAGGGATTGGAAACTGGAGAACCAGTCTAATTCCAACAACTACCGGAAGTTCGTCATTTGGTCAGATGGCAGTACCAACTTTCAGGATGCTAAAGGACGCTATTTCACTGTAAATAAAAGTTTCCTGGTTGAGAACTTCGAAGAGGAAAAATTCAGCTGA